A single genomic interval of Nonomuraea rubra harbors:
- a CDS encoding GntR family transcriptional regulator, translating to MSEVMASPVFSGRPGSLSSRGTAVLEAIKHAILTGALPPGRQLVETELAQQLGVSKTPVREALKTLAGAGLVTMSEYKGATVRTVDDALMEWVYDLRLLLEPEAVTRTVERGADLTAAAEALRRADTAADRADRSLANRDFHRALYAGCGNPLLVSTLDSLRDQTALISAAAWERVPTWEAEAGEHREILRAAESGSAAEAARLLRAHVCGFVERVRRSGGL from the coding sequence ATGAGTGAGGTCATGGCGTCCCCCGTCTTCTCCGGCCGGCCCGGCTCGCTGTCGTCACGGGGCACGGCCGTCCTGGAGGCGATCAAGCACGCGATCCTGACCGGCGCGCTCCCGCCCGGCCGCCAGCTCGTCGAGACCGAGCTCGCCCAGCAGCTCGGCGTGTCCAAGACGCCCGTACGCGAGGCGCTCAAGACACTGGCGGGCGCGGGCCTGGTGACGATGAGCGAGTACAAGGGCGCCACCGTGCGCACGGTGGACGACGCGCTCATGGAGTGGGTCTACGACCTGCGCCTGCTGCTGGAGCCCGAGGCCGTCACCCGTACGGTCGAGCGCGGGGCCGACCTGACCGCGGCGGCCGAGGCCCTGCGCCGCGCCGACACCGCCGCCGACCGCGCCGACCGCAGCCTCGCCAACCGCGACTTCCACCGCGCCCTCTACGCGGGCTGCGGCAACCCGCTGCTCGTCAGCACCCTCGACTCGCTGCGCGACCAGACCGCGCTGATCTCCGCCGCGGCCTGGGAGCGCGTCCCGACCTGGGAGGCGGAGGCCGGCGAGCACCGCGAGATCCTGCGGGCCGCCGAGTCCGGCTCCGCCGCCGAGGCCGCGCGGCTGCTGCGCGCGCACGTGTGCGGGTTCGTCGAGCGGGTCAGGCGGAGCGGCGGCCTGTGA
- a CDS encoding ArsR/SmtB family transcription factor, translated as MTSTPRLSLSISPHLTALALLADAVGGRRRGLPGLWRDAIAARVGRAGHQAVRPLSVPSCSLAPDCLVPRVPDGGDVSVQEQLAALRELPPDRLVADLEQAFGPGPLPVHWRSAAERPAAWLHGYASALSEVWSIAEPLWQRARALLDREVRRVGVATVRGGPELLLGALSPHLSYGGGGLLVPGPEAGTQELGERRIVLVPMLAGQDALILGLDGGDAVWIAYPVPGAATLWRRPAAPAYDELSALVGPVRADLLCAVARPKTMSMLAADMKIAPSSITYHCDRLRAARLITRERRGREVWVGRTHRAEELLELFHRR; from the coding sequence GTGACCTCCACTCCTCGGTTGTCCCTCTCGATCTCCCCGCACCTGACGGCCCTGGCCCTGCTCGCCGACGCCGTGGGCGGCCGCCGCCGCGGCCTGCCCGGCCTGTGGCGCGACGCCATCGCCGCGCGCGTGGGCAGGGCGGGACACCAGGCGGTCCGCCCGCTGTCCGTCCCTAGCTGCTCACTGGCCCCCGACTGCCTGGTTCCCCGCGTCCCCGACGGCGGCGACGTCTCCGTACAGGAGCAGCTCGCCGCGCTGCGCGAGCTGCCGCCCGACCGGCTGGTCGCGGACCTGGAGCAGGCGTTCGGCCCCGGGCCGCTGCCCGTGCACTGGCGCTCGGCCGCCGAGCGCCCCGCCGCCTGGCTGCACGGCTACGCGAGCGCGCTGTCCGAGGTGTGGAGCATCGCCGAGCCGCTGTGGCAGCGTGCCCGCGCCCTGCTGGACAGGGAGGTCAGGAGGGTCGGCGTGGCCACCGTCCGCGGCGGCCCCGAGCTGCTGCTCGGGGCGCTCAGCCCGCACCTCTCGTACGGCGGAGGCGGCCTGCTCGTCCCCGGCCCCGAGGCCGGCACGCAGGAGCTGGGGGAGCGCCGGATCGTCCTGGTCCCGATGCTGGCCGGCCAGGACGCGCTCATCCTCGGCCTGGACGGCGGGGACGCCGTCTGGATCGCCTACCCGGTGCCGGGTGCGGCGACGCTGTGGCGCCGGCCCGCCGCTCCGGCGTACGACGAGCTGTCGGCGCTGGTGGGCCCGGTACGCGCCGACCTGCTCTGCGCGGTGGCCAGGCCCAAGACCATGAGCATGCTGGCGGCCGACATGAAGATCGCGCCGAGCAGCATCACCTACCACTGCGACCGGCTGCGGGCCGCGCGGCTCATCACCAGGGAACGCCGCGGCAGGGAGGTGTGGGTGGGCCGCACCCACCGCGCGGAGGAGCTGCTGGAGCTGTTCCACCGGCGCTGA
- a CDS encoding mandelate racemase/muconate lactonizing enzyme family protein: protein MKITALRTYMQRVDVRPRLLVKVETDEGVSGWGEAYNHGPDHALIPVLEYMFQQIEGVDPRRVEYVVRRLLQEARFPPGAIGLAAIAAIDQALWDISGKAAGLPVYMLLGGNVRDRVPVYCGVYTAPDPPACRDLTQELNERYGFTAFKLSPYRRDLYAGRWGNVVKEAAEYFAEIRSIHPVEWEFAFEAHARIFEPRQAIQLGNALAPYDPLWFEEPIRPEYLPAWGHLRSRLDVPLATGESLFLPQDFLALLTAGGADIVQPDVCVVGGLAQMRRIATIAETHYASVAPHNPMGPLATAVNVHFAAAHHGLKLVEYKPCETTWCPDPYLPVDGYLELRPDRPGWGVEIDESVLGSDDYVRWERVLPIRPDGSTGYV, encoded by the coding sequence ATGAAGATCACCGCGTTGCGGACGTACATGCAGCGGGTGGACGTCCGCCCGCGCCTGCTGGTGAAGGTGGAGACCGACGAGGGGGTGTCCGGCTGGGGCGAGGCGTACAACCACGGGCCCGACCACGCGCTGATCCCCGTCCTGGAGTACATGTTCCAGCAGATCGAGGGCGTGGACCCGCGGCGGGTGGAGTACGTCGTGCGGCGGCTGCTGCAGGAGGCGCGCTTCCCGCCGGGCGCGATCGGGCTGGCCGCCATCGCGGCCATCGACCAGGCGCTGTGGGACATCTCGGGCAAGGCGGCGGGGCTGCCGGTCTACATGCTGCTCGGCGGCAACGTACGCGACCGGGTGCCCGTCTACTGCGGCGTCTACACCGCGCCGGACCCGCCCGCCTGCCGCGACCTCACCCAGGAGCTGAACGAACGGTACGGCTTCACCGCCTTCAAGCTCAGCCCGTACCGCCGCGACCTGTACGCGGGCCGCTGGGGCAACGTGGTGAAGGAGGCGGCCGAGTACTTCGCCGAGATCCGCTCGATCCACCCGGTGGAGTGGGAGTTCGCCTTCGAGGCGCACGCCCGCATCTTCGAGCCGCGCCAGGCGATCCAGCTCGGCAACGCGCTGGCCCCGTACGACCCGCTGTGGTTCGAGGAGCCGATCAGGCCCGAGTACCTCCCCGCCTGGGGGCACCTGCGCTCGCGGCTCGACGTGCCGCTGGCCACCGGCGAGTCGCTGTTCCTGCCGCAGGACTTCCTGGCCCTGCTGACGGCCGGCGGCGCCGACATCGTGCAGCCGGACGTGTGCGTGGTCGGCGGGCTTGCGCAGATGCGCAGGATCGCCACGATCGCCGAGACGCACTACGCGAGCGTGGCCCCGCACAACCCGATGGGGCCGCTGGCGACGGCCGTGAACGTGCACTTCGCCGCCGCGCACCACGGGCTCAAGCTGGTCGAGTACAAGCCGTGCGAGACCACCTGGTGCCCCGACCCGTACCTGCCCGTGGACGGATACCTGGAGCTACGGCCAGACCGGCCCGGCTGGGGAGTGGAGATCGACGAGTCGGTGCTGGGCAGCGACGACTACGTGCGCTGGGAGCGCGTGCTGCCGATCCGGCCGGACGGCTCGACCGGTTACGTCTGA
- a CDS encoding sporulation protein, whose protein sequence is MVFKRMLGAFGVGAPSVDTVLSTPRTRPGGTLEGEVRLKGGDFDAEIEHVTLGLVARVEIEHGDGESGGLSEFGSTRVSGPFTLRKGEERTIGFRIPVPWEAPISEIAGQPLRGMAVGVRTELAIAKAVDKGDLDMVSVEPLPSQLRILESFLQLGFAFKSADLEAGYLRGVRQELPFYQEIEFYPTGQYAGRVGEVEVTFVADPAGLEVVLEADKRTGRYSSGDAIGRFQVSHEDALRTDWAGELGRWLDSLSRHGSPYGGHHHGDHGHYGHHDEHHGHHGGAGMGMVVAAGAAGVVGGLVAGEVVEEVVEEFFEGDEGGDW, encoded by the coding sequence GTGGTCTTCAAGAGGATGCTGGGTGCGTTCGGGGTCGGCGCGCCATCGGTGGACACCGTCCTGTCCACACCGCGTACCCGGCCGGGCGGCACGCTGGAGGGGGAGGTGCGGCTCAAGGGCGGCGACTTCGACGCCGAGATCGAGCACGTCACCCTCGGCCTCGTGGCGCGGGTCGAGATCGAGCACGGCGACGGCGAGAGCGGCGGGCTCAGCGAGTTCGGCAGCACGCGCGTCTCCGGCCCCTTCACCCTGCGCAAGGGCGAGGAGCGCACCATCGGCTTCCGCATCCCCGTCCCGTGGGAGGCCCCGATCAGCGAGATCGCCGGCCAGCCGCTCCGGGGCATGGCCGTCGGCGTGCGCACCGAGCTGGCCATCGCCAAGGCCGTCGACAAGGGCGACCTCGACATGGTGTCCGTGGAGCCGCTGCCCTCGCAGCTGCGGATCCTGGAGTCGTTCCTGCAGCTCGGCTTCGCCTTCAAGTCGGCCGACCTGGAGGCCGGGTACCTGCGCGGGGTGCGGCAGGAGCTGCCGTTCTACCAGGAGATCGAGTTTTACCCGACCGGTCAGTACGCGGGGCGGGTGGGCGAGGTGGAGGTCACCTTCGTCGCCGACCCGGCGGGGCTGGAGGTGGTGCTGGAGGCCGACAAGCGCACCGGCCGCTACTCCTCCGGCGACGCCATCGGCCGCTTCCAGGTCAGCCATGAGGACGCGCTGCGTACGGACTGGGCGGGGGAGCTGGGGCGGTGGCTCGACAGCCTCTCCCGGCACGGCTCCCCGTACGGCGGCCACCACCACGGTGACCACGGCCACTACGGGCACCACGACGAGCACCACGGGCATCACGGCGGAGCCGGGATGGGCATGGTCGTCGCCGCCGGCGCGGCCGGTGTGGTGGGCGGCCTCGTGGCCGGTGAAGTGGTCGAGGAGGTCGTGGAGGAGTTCTTCGAGGGCGACGAGGGCGGCGACTGGTAA
- a CDS encoding DUF2264 domain-containing protein has protein sequence MISPYTGWTREHWADLADRLLLSARRHASPSHARVSFPGEPGGYGPDVDALEGFARTFLAAGFRVAGEGGRDPLGLMEWYADGLAAGTDPHHPDRWVRLDEHGQAKVEAASIALVLHLTRPWLWDRLPPRVREQVVDYLAPAVGSGYPPINWVWFQIVVEQFLASVGGPYAQEDIDAGLALAESFEREDGWYADGAERAYDHYAGWALHFYPVLWREMAGLPPDPRHLARLERFLDDAVHLVGADGSPLVQGRSLAYRFAAAAPFWVGARAGAGSPGLLRRAASGIVRHFAERGAPDENGILSLGWHGPYRAIAQDYSGPGSPYWAAKGLFGLALPADHPVWTAVEEPLPVERGDFARVVRAPGWLVSGTRADGVVRVVNHGTDHSHPGSGLADAPLYARLGYSTATFPLLAGDPLDQSVVVLDEEGRASHRTGFDAGPVRVLPSGTLVGSSRWRARWGEQGPGPDHGYSRAGAPMRDGPEVEVVSVVRGAWEVRLARLTGQARRLRMGGWPAPEGGPATRVAGGPGLGESGTEVAATPLGERTLVPWCATPGEAEPGRWYAAALLLGDGGRPPVIGEGKITWPDGTIDDVPEPETATFPGLSK, from the coding sequence ATGATCTCTCCCTACACGGGCTGGACCAGGGAGCACTGGGCCGACCTGGCCGACCGCCTGCTCCTGTCGGCCCGCCGCCACGCCTCCCCCTCCCACGCGCGCGTCAGCTTCCCCGGCGAGCCCGGCGGCTACGGCCCCGACGTGGACGCGCTGGAGGGCTTCGCGCGCACGTTCCTCGCGGCCGGGTTCCGGGTCGCGGGCGAGGGCGGGCGCGACCCGCTGGGACTGATGGAGTGGTACGCGGACGGCCTGGCCGCCGGCACCGACCCGCACCACCCCGACCGCTGGGTACGCCTGGACGAGCACGGCCAGGCCAAGGTGGAGGCCGCCTCCATCGCGCTGGTCCTGCACCTGACCAGGCCGTGGCTGTGGGACCGGCTGCCGCCGCGCGTGCGGGAGCAGGTGGTCGACTACCTCGCCCCGGCCGTCGGCTCCGGCTACCCGCCGATCAACTGGGTGTGGTTCCAGATCGTCGTGGAGCAGTTCCTGGCCTCGGTCGGCGGCCCGTACGCGCAGGAGGACATCGACGCCGGGCTGGCCCTGGCGGAGAGCTTCGAACGCGAGGACGGCTGGTACGCCGACGGCGCCGAGCGCGCCTACGACCACTACGCCGGCTGGGCGCTGCACTTCTACCCGGTGTTGTGGAGGGAGATGGCGGGCCTCCCGCCGGACCCGCGGCACCTGGCGCGGCTCGAACGGTTCCTGGACGACGCCGTGCACCTGGTCGGCGCCGACGGTTCGCCGCTGGTCCAGGGCCGTAGCCTGGCCTACCGGTTCGCCGCAGCGGCGCCGTTCTGGGTGGGGGCGAGGGCCGGGGCAGGCTCGCCCGGGCTGCTGCGCAGGGCCGCCTCGGGCATCGTGCGGCACTTCGCCGAGCGCGGCGCGCCGGACGAGAACGGGATACTCAGCCTCGGGTGGCACGGGCCCTACCGGGCGATCGCGCAGGACTACTCGGGGCCCGGCTCGCCGTACTGGGCCGCGAAGGGCCTGTTCGGGCTGGCACTGCCGGCCGATCACCCGGTGTGGACGGCCGTGGAGGAGCCGCTGCCGGTGGAGCGGGGCGACTTCGCGCGCGTCGTGCGGGCCCCCGGCTGGCTGGTGAGCGGCACCCGGGCGGACGGCGTGGTCCGCGTGGTCAACCACGGCACCGACCACTCGCACCCGGGCTCAGGGCTGGCCGACGCGCCGCTGTACGCGCGGCTGGGCTACTCGACGGCCACGTTCCCGCTCCTGGCGGGTGACCCGCTGGACCAGTCCGTGGTGGTGCTGGACGAGGAGGGGCGGGCCAGTCACAGGACCGGGTTCGACGCCGGTCCCGTGCGGGTGCTGCCGTCCGGCACGCTGGTCGGGTCGTCGCGCTGGCGGGCGCGCTGGGGCGAGCAGGGCCCCGGCCCCGACCACGGTTATTCCAGGGCGGGCGCGCCGATGCGGGACGGGCCCGAGGTGGAGGTCGTGTCGGTCGTACGCGGGGCGTGGGAGGTGCGGCTGGCCCGGCTGACCGGGCAGGCGCGCAGGCTGCGGATGGGCGGCTGGCCCGCGCCCGAGGGCGGCCCCGCCACGCGGGTGGCCGGAGGCCCCGGGCTGGGCGAGTCGGGCACGGAGGTGGCGGCCACCCCGCTGGGCGAGCGCACGCTGGTCCCGTGGTGCGCGACGCCGGGCGAGGCGGAGCCCGGCCGCTGGTACGCCGCCGCGCTCCTGCTCGGCGACGGCGGGCGGCCTCCGGTGATCGGCGAGGGGAAGATCACCTGGCCGGACGGGACGATCGACGACGTCCCCGAACCGGAGACGGCGACGTTTCCAGGTCTGTCGAAGTGA
- a CDS encoding ferric reductase-like transmembrane domain-containing protein: MRLRRLVAAIVLSALPFAYPLFHLDLVGGPLPGTAGVVGLLGALAMWWQVLLGARQVSGWFSADRGRIVTAHAWLGASGAFLVLLHPLLELIADRHGPAYLVLLDFTWVESTYTSLGRLALLMFVLLWLSSTLLRAVTRHRLWQRVHYLSYPLVGLVFLHAYGIGTFLAELPWLRAYWLALAAAFAGVAGWRLAAPLRARRYRLAGAERVAGGVTVYSLRGSGVRPLPGQFCHLRTAAMERSHPFSVVRARDGELVFAVKDAGPFTARLRALPVGATVLVDGPYGTFTREAQLGGRPPVLVAGGIGVTPFVELAVRRQDAVLFHATRHPMDLHRHLGPRYRPAHPGGERLTAARITRDAPGDAAYFVCGGPGFVAGMVAELRAHGVPADRLFSERFEW; the protein is encoded by the coding sequence TTGCGGCTGCGCAGGCTGGTGGCGGCGATCGTGCTCAGCGCGCTGCCGTTCGCCTACCCGCTCTTCCACCTCGACCTGGTCGGCGGCCCGCTGCCCGGCACGGCGGGCGTGGTCGGCCTGCTGGGCGCGCTCGCCATGTGGTGGCAGGTGCTGCTCGGCGCCCGCCAGGTGTCCGGATGGTTCAGCGCCGACCGGGGCAGGATCGTGACGGCCCACGCATGGCTGGGCGCGAGCGGTGCCTTCCTCGTCCTGCTCCACCCGCTCCTGGAGCTGATCGCCGACCGGCACGGCCCCGCCTACCTCGTGCTGCTCGACTTCACCTGGGTCGAGTCCACCTACACCTCGCTGGGCCGCCTGGCGCTGCTGATGTTCGTGCTGCTCTGGCTGAGCAGCACGCTGCTGCGCGCCGTCACCCGCCACCGGCTCTGGCAGCGCGTCCACTACCTGTCGTATCCCCTCGTCGGCCTGGTGTTCCTGCACGCGTACGGGATCGGCACGTTCCTGGCGGAGCTGCCGTGGCTGCGGGCGTACTGGCTGGCGCTGGCGGCGGCCTTCGCCGGGGTGGCCGGGTGGCGGCTGGCCGCCCCGCTGCGGGCCAGGCGGTACCGGCTGGCGGGCGCCGAGCGGGTCGCCGGCGGCGTGACCGTGTACAGCCTGCGGGGGAGCGGGGTCCGGCCGCTGCCCGGCCAGTTCTGCCACCTGCGCACCGCCGCCATGGAGCGCTCGCACCCCTTCAGCGTGGTGCGGGCGCGGGACGGCGAGCTGGTGTTCGCGGTGAAGGACGCGGGCCCGTTCACCGCCCGCCTGCGCGCCCTGCCCGTGGGGGCGACGGTGCTGGTGGACGGCCCGTACGGCACGTTCACCCGCGAGGCCCAGCTCGGCGGGCGGCCGCCGGTGCTGGTGGCGGGCGGGATCGGGGTCACCCCGTTCGTGGAGCTGGCCGTACGCCGCCAGGACGCCGTGCTCTTCCACGCCACCCGCCACCCGATGGACCTTCACCGGCACCTGGGTCCCCGCTACCGGCCCGCGCACCCCGGCGGCGAACGGCTCACCGCCGCCCGCATCACCCGCGACGCCCCCGGGGACGCCGCGTACTTCGTCTGCGGCGGCCCCGGCTTCGTCGCGGGCATGGTCGCTGAGCTGCGGGCGCATGGGGTGCCCGCGGACCGCCTGTTCAGCGAGCGCTTCGAGTGGTGA
- a CDS encoding MFS transporter, whose product MQSNSATPAPAVPATARRARSRLRWTIITLSGLGLAIAYLDRSALSVASTYMQDDLGFDQTTKGILLSSFFWTYAIFQLPSGWLLDRFGPRLIYPIAVVWWSLWTAATALAHGVGTLLLTRLGLGIGEAPVQPANIKVVATWFPRRERALASSLFDTGQQVGVALSVPVVTALIAAFGWRAAFVVIGLAGMVWVIGWWMIYRSPREHPRISQAELDYIEGGDAAVPETGPRVRWVELLRYPTVWGLVLGYICRSATGAFFLTWYPSYLVEDRGFTILELGVFGSIPSLLAVGATIAGGAFSDWLVRRGVPISRARKLPIITGMLLASTIALTTFVDGNVAVLVLLSISNCAHSFAGAAILSLPAEVAPAPSVVGSVAGFQNFGSQIGNIISPILIGFFLTMSGNSYTGPMLFAGVMAILGTLIYGFVVKVRPLNEHIPAESRG is encoded by the coding sequence ATGCAGTCTAACTCCGCAACACCCGCCCCGGCGGTGCCCGCGACGGCGCGACGCGCCCGGTCCCGGCTCCGCTGGACGATCATCACCCTGTCGGGCCTCGGCCTGGCCATCGCCTACCTCGACCGCTCCGCCCTCAGCGTCGCCAGCACCTACATGCAGGACGACCTGGGCTTCGACCAGACCACGAAAGGGATCCTGCTCAGCTCGTTCTTCTGGACGTACGCGATCTTCCAGCTGCCCTCCGGGTGGCTGCTCGACCGCTTCGGCCCGCGCCTCATCTACCCGATCGCCGTCGTGTGGTGGTCGTTGTGGACGGCCGCGACGGCCCTGGCCCACGGCGTCGGCACGCTGCTGCTGACCCGGCTCGGCCTCGGCATCGGCGAGGCCCCCGTGCAGCCGGCCAACATCAAGGTGGTCGCCACCTGGTTCCCGCGCAGGGAGCGGGCACTGGCCTCCAGCCTGTTCGACACCGGGCAGCAGGTCGGCGTGGCCCTGTCCGTGCCGGTCGTCACCGCGCTGATCGCCGCCTTCGGGTGGCGCGCGGCGTTCGTGGTGATCGGCCTGGCCGGCATGGTGTGGGTCATCGGCTGGTGGATGATCTATCGCTCGCCGCGGGAGCATCCGCGCATCTCCCAGGCCGAGCTCGACTACATCGAGGGCGGCGACGCCGCCGTGCCCGAGACCGGGCCGCGGGTGCGCTGGGTGGAGCTGCTGCGCTACCCCACCGTCTGGGGGCTGGTGCTCGGCTACATCTGCCGCTCGGCGACCGGCGCGTTCTTCCTCACGTGGTACCCGAGCTACCTGGTCGAGGACCGCGGCTTCACGATCCTGGAGCTGGGCGTGTTCGGCTCGATCCCGTCGCTGCTCGCGGTGGGCGCCACGATCGCGGGCGGCGCGTTCTCCGACTGGCTGGTACGCCGCGGCGTCCCCATCTCCCGCGCCCGCAAGCTGCCCATCATCACCGGCATGCTGCTGGCCTCGACGATCGCGCTGACCACGTTCGTGGACGGGAACGTGGCCGTGCTGGTGCTGCTGTCCATCAGCAACTGCGCCCACTCCTTCGCCGGCGCCGCCATCCTCAGCCTGCCCGCCGAGGTCGCCCCCGCCCCCTCGGTGGTCGGTTCGGTCGCCGGCTTCCAGAACTTCGGCTCGCAGATCGGCAACATCATCAGCCCGATCCTCATCGGGTTCTTCCTGACGATGAGCGGCAACTCGTACACGGGCCCGATGCTGTTCGCCGGGGTGATGGCCATCCTGGGAACGCTGATCTACGGCTTCGTGGTGAAGGTCCGGCCGCTGAACGAGCACATCCCCGCAGAGAGCAGAGGTTGA
- a CDS encoding dihydrodipicolinate synthase family protein — translation MQSLIEMLNDVAAVTVTPFDAGGAVDLGANAELVRRLVGAGVKVITPNGNTGEFYALTPDERRRVLESTAAAAGDGAIVLAGVGLDALSAAEAARHARDHGARAVMVHQPVHPYVAAEGWVDYHRQIAEAVPELGVVPYVRSPRITGEEVARLGEACPNVVGVKYAVPDPVRFASVARDAGLERFAWLCGLAEPYTPAYWAVGARGFTSGLVTAAPELTLRMRDALRAGDFAAAMRVWELIRRFEELRGADSSADNVAVVKEALAQLGLCRRDVRPPSRALPAAVREEVAAILATWQEGAA, via the coding sequence GTGCAGTCCCTGATCGAGATGCTGAACGACGTCGCGGCCGTCACCGTGACGCCCTTCGACGCGGGCGGCGCCGTCGACCTCGGCGCGAACGCCGAGCTGGTCCGCCGGCTGGTCGGCGCGGGCGTGAAGGTGATCACGCCCAACGGCAACACCGGTGAGTTCTACGCGCTGACGCCGGACGAGCGGCGCCGCGTGCTGGAGTCCACGGCCGCGGCGGCCGGTGACGGCGCGATCGTGCTGGCCGGGGTCGGGCTGGACGCGCTCTCGGCCGCCGAGGCAGCCCGGCACGCCCGCGACCACGGCGCCCGCGCGGTGATGGTGCACCAGCCGGTGCACCCGTACGTGGCGGCCGAGGGCTGGGTGGACTACCACCGGCAGATCGCCGAGGCCGTGCCCGAGCTGGGCGTGGTGCCGTACGTCCGCAGCCCGCGGATCACCGGCGAGGAGGTGGCGCGGCTGGGCGAGGCGTGCCCGAACGTGGTCGGCGTGAAGTACGCGGTGCCCGATCCGGTGAGGTTCGCGTCGGTGGCGCGGGATGCCGGGCTGGAGCGGTTCGCGTGGTTGTGCGGGCTGGCGGAGCCGTACACGCCGGCGTACTGGGCGGTCGGCGCCCGCGGCTTCACCTCCGGGCTGGTCACCGCGGCGCCGGAGCTGACGCTGCGCATGCGCGACGCGCTGCGGGCCGGCGACTTCGCCGCCGCGATGCGGGTGTGGGAGCTGATCAGGAGGTTCGAGGAGCTGCGCGGCGCGGACTCCTCGGCCGACAACGTGGCGGTGGTCAAGGAGGCCCTGGCGCAGCTCGGGCTCTGCCGCCGCGACGTGCGCCCGCCGAGCCGGGCGCTGCCGGCCGCCGTACGGGAGGAGGTGGCCGCGATCCTGGCCACCTGGCAGGAGGGAGCAGCATGA
- a CDS encoding ion transporter, protein MSGQERVRAILESRLVQRAVVLVIVVNAITIGCETSAYLMQRAGGLLHAIDRVALAVFTVELAARLYAYRRAFFKDPWNWFDAIIVAVALIPASGPTSVLRALRILRALRLVSAVPSMRRVVGALLAAVPGMASIIGLLVLMIYIAAVIATKLFGDIVPERFDELPRSLFTLFQIMTGDDWGNVAQEVMEQKPWAWIFFIVYILMSTFVALNLFIAVVVNAMNEESDTPPELEAVQQELAAVNAKLDQLLMRERQEELRPAADR, encoded by the coding sequence TTGTCTGGGCAAGAACGCGTTCGGGCCATCCTGGAGAGCCGCCTCGTGCAGCGGGCGGTCGTCCTGGTCATCGTCGTCAACGCGATCACCATCGGCTGCGAGACCAGCGCGTATCTGATGCAGCGGGCCGGCGGCCTGCTGCACGCCATCGACCGCGTCGCGCTGGCCGTCTTCACCGTGGAACTGGCCGCCCGCCTGTACGCCTACCGCAGGGCGTTCTTCAAGGACCCCTGGAACTGGTTCGACGCGATCATCGTCGCCGTCGCGCTCATCCCCGCCTCCGGCCCCACGTCCGTGCTGCGCGCCCTGCGCATCCTGCGGGCGCTGCGGCTGGTCTCGGCCGTGCCCAGCATGCGCCGCGTGGTCGGCGCGCTGCTGGCCGCCGTGCCCGGCATGGCCTCCATCATCGGGCTGCTGGTCCTGATGATCTACATCGCGGCGGTCATCGCCACCAAGCTCTTCGGCGACATCGTCCCCGAACGCTTCGACGAGCTGCCGCGCTCGCTGTTCACGCTGTTCCAGATCATGACCGGCGACGACTGGGGGAACGTCGCACAGGAGGTCATGGAGCAGAAGCCGTGGGCGTGGATCTTCTTCATCGTCTACATCCTCATGTCCACGTTCGTGGCGCTGAACCTGTTCATCGCGGTCGTCGTCAACGCCATGAACGAGGAGAGCGACACCCCGCCGGAGCTCGAGGCCGTCCAACAGGAGCTCGCCGCCGTGAACGCCAAACTGGACCAGCTCCTCATGCGTGAGCGCCAGGAGGAACTCCGCCCCGCGGCCGATCGTTGA